From a region of the Lepus europaeus isolate LE1 chromosome 17, mLepTim1.pri, whole genome shotgun sequence genome:
- the CALY gene encoding neuron-specific vesicular protein calcyon, with protein MVKLGCSFSGKPGKDPGDQDGASTDSVPLISPLDVSQLQPPFSDQVVIKTQTEYQLSSDQAKKFPDLEGQKLACSHPDDGRKLPTARMIAFAMALLGCVLIMYKAIWYDQFTCPDGFLLRHKICTPLTLEMYYTEMDPERHRSILAAIGAYPLSRKHGTEVPLPWAENPRAPKEPRKAPTVAAKAAATEPPGKTQAKGGEAAAARPTVPAARRAPAPVLSPEPSSPAQDRHPGCLRVQMHECPSSCDQHIVPSPPPRVVPLSLSTR; from the exons ATGGTGAAGCTCGGCTGCAGCTTCTCTGGGAAGCCAGGCAAAGACcccggagaccaggatggggcttCCACAGACAGTGTCCCGCTGATAAGCCCCCTGGATgtcagccagctccagccaccgTTCTCCGACCAG GTGGTCATCAAGACACAGACAGAGTACCAGCTGTCCTCGGACCAGGCCAAGAAGTTCCCAGACCTGGAGGGCCAGAAGCTGGCCTGCAGCCACCCGGACGATGGGCGTAAG ctGCCCACAGCGCGGATGATCGCCTTCGCCATGGCGCTCCTGGGTTGCGTCCTGATCATGTACAAGGCCATCTGGTACGACCAGTTCACCTGCCCCGACGGCTTCCTGCTCCGG CACAAGATCTGCACGCCGCTGACGCTGGAGATGTACTACACGGAGATGGACCCCGAGCGCCACCGCAGCATCCTAGCGGCCATCGGCGCCTACCCGCTGAGCCGCAAGCACGGCACGGAGGTGCCACTGCCGTGGGCCGAGAACCCGCGCGCCCCCAAGGAGCCCCGCAAGGCGCCCACCGTGGCGGCGAAAGCGGCGGCCACGGAGCCACCCGGGAAGACCCAGGCCAAGGGCGGGGAGGCAGCGGCGGCGCGGCCAACG GTGCCCGCGGCCCGCCGGGCTCCCGCCCCAGTTCTGAGCCCAgagccctcctcccctgcccaggaCCGACACCCAGGGTGCCTCCGCGTGCAGATGCatgag TGCCCCAGCTCCTGTGACCAGCACATCGtcccatcccccccaccccgcgtTGTGCCCCTGTCCCTGAGCACCCGCTGA